CAAAACTTGGTGCAATCGGTCTTTTCATTCTCTGCCTGGCACTGGGCATTATCCTGGTCGTTATTGGCGTGCCCTGGCTTCTGGCCCTGGTATTGATCATTGCTCTGTTTATCATCTTGCTGCAAACGATCGGCAAACGTTTCAAACGCTCATTGGGAAACAGCGATATCGCTTTCTGGCTGATCTCACAGCGCATGTTGCCACCGGTGGCTGTCGTCATACCCATTTATATCATGTTCCAGTTCCTGGGCAACGCGATTGGTGTGAGGCTGCTGGATACCCGCTTTGCCCTGATAATCACTTATATTGCCGTCAATCTGCCAATAGTAATCTGGCTGATGCGCGACTATTTTTTGACCATTCCAATCGAGTTGGAGGAGTGTGCTGCCATCGATGGTGCCTCTCGTTATAGAACGTTCGTGTCAATTGTCCTGCCTCTTTCATTGCCTGGATTGGTCGCCACGTTTCTGTTTATTCTCGTCTTCGCCTGGAACGAGTACCTGTTGGCGCTTTTTCTGTCGGGCGCGAAATCTCAAACCCTGCCCTTGACCGTGGCAGCTCAGAACGCTACCCGGGGTCCCCAGTGGTGGTACATGTCGGTGCTGATCCTGATCATGATCATTCCGGTTATCCTGATCGCTATAGCCCTGGAACGGTTTATCGCTCGCGGCCTGTTGGTGGGCGCTGTTAAGGGCTAGGAATGGGTGACACGGCGACACGGCGATACGGAGACGCTGCGATGGGGCGACGCGGCGACGCGGCGACGCGGTGACACGGCGATCCTGCGACACGGAGACAGAGGGTCAGAAAAAACCTGATACGGCGTCTCCGGGACTCTGAGACTCTGATACTCCGGAACTCTGAAACTCTGAAACTCCGACCCTGCGACACTTTGACATGATGACATAATGACATTCTGCCTCTGCAACCCATGAACTGCCAATACATCCTCGCCCACGACCTGGGTACGACAGGCAACAAGGCCACTCTTTTTGCTTCCGATGGCACTGTCGTCGCCTCAACTTTCGTCGGCTACGAGACCGATTACCCCCAGCCGAACTGGGTGGAGCAGGATCCTGCCGACTGGCGGGAGGCACTGTTTGGTGCCACTCGCAGGTTGCTCTCCGAGTCAGGGGTGAACCCGGGCGAGGTTGCCGTGGTGAGTTTCAGCGGACACATGAATGGCGCCCTGGTGGTGGACGCCGCTGGCGTGCCGCTGCGCCCGGCCATCATCTGGGCGGATCAGCGAGCCACAGACCAGGAGTGCTTTATCAGAGACCGCTGCGGCAACGACGAAACCTACCGGGTAACTGGCAACCGCGTCAGTCCGGCCTACACCGCGGCCAAGCTGCTCTGGATAAAGGACAACCAGCCGGAAGTTTTTGGCAGGATTCACAAAGTTCTGCAAGCCAAGGATTACGCGGCCTTTCTTTTCTGCGGAGTTCTGGCGACCGATTACTCCGACGCTTCGATGACCCAGCTGCTGGATCTGGAAGAGCTAACATGGTCAGGGGACCTGCTGGATCGCCTGGAGTTGGACGAGTTGTTGCTGCCAGAGCTGCATACCAGTGCCACCGTAATTGGTGAAGTAACGGTTGAAGCAGCCAGCGCTACCGGGTTGCGAGCCGGGACACCGGTGGTGATCGGCGGCGGGGATGGCGCCTGTGCCTCTGTCGGTGCAGGATCGGTGCGGGATGGCGAGGTCTACAACTATATTGGCTCTTCCTCGTGGGTGGCGCTAACGACGGATAAGCCGGTTCTTGATCCCCTCCAACGCACCTTTAACTTCGTTCACCTGGATCCATCGTTGTATGGTGCACTGGGAACTACGCAGACGGCAGGCGGCGCCTACGATTGGTTTGAGCGCCTGGTCAGGGTCAATGCAGAGCAATATCCCCAATATGCCACTCTCGACGGGCTGGCAGCCGGCGTGCCGCCCGGGAGCCAGGGTCTGCTCTTCCTGCCCTATCTTCTGGGCGAACGCAGTCCTCACTGGAATCCCCTGGCCCGCGGCGCTTTTGTCGGCCTGGCCATGTCCCATGGGCGCCCTGAGTTAGCCCGCTCTGTTCTGGAGGGCGTTGCCTTTAATCTGCGCCATATCCTGGACGTTCTGCGCGTTCAGGGAGTCGCGATCCCCGAAATGCGTTTGATTGGCGGCGGCGCCAAGAGCAAGCTGTGGCGACAGATTCTTGCGGATGTGTATGCACTTCCTGTGGTGCAATTGCAGTTGCCGGCCCAGGCGACCTCGCTTGGTGCTGCCGTCGCCGGCGGTATTGGCGTTGGGCTGTTTCCAGATTATACTGTGGTCCAGGACCTGGCGCCCGCGATCTCGCGGGTTTATCCCGACCCCGATGCTGTTGCCATTTACGAAGGACTATTCCCGCTGTTCAAAAAGACCTATTGTCTGTTGGAACCGGTATTCCAAGAATTGGCCACGTTCGCGCGTCAGGCCATCGAGTAGGAGGAGTTATGCCCTGGGAAACCATCCTTCATCTGCACGACTGCCATTTTGGTGACAGGGATCGGCTACTTGCCGAACACGAGGATCTCTCCGCAGGGACCTTCCGCTATCGCACTGGCGTGGCAGCATTGATCTTATCCAACCGGGTCGGGACCATTACCGTGCTACCCTTTCAGGGCCAGCAGATCTGGGACGCCGAGTACTATGGACGGGCGTTGACGATGAAATCCATGTTCGACGTCCCCTTCCCGACCACGGATTATCTGCGCACCTACGGCGGTTTTTTGTTACACTGCGGCGCGACTGCCATGGGGGTGCCATCGGCCAAGGATACCCATCCCTTGCACGGAGAACTTCCAAATGCCCCTTACCAGTCGGCTCGCCTGCTCATCGGCGAAGACGAGCGGGGGTCATATCTTGGCGTGACGGGTGATTTTCAATACACGGTGGCCTTCAGCCACAACTATGTTGCTGAACCCACAGTCAAGATATACCAGGATTCCAGCCGTATTTCGGTGTCAATGATAATCAGGAACCTGAAGCACTCCGATATGGAATTGATGTATCTGGCCCACGCCAACTTTCGTCCGCTGGACAACAGCCAGCTCGTCTACAGCGCCCCATGTACGCCGGAGCATGTGCGGGTTCGCAGCAGCATTCCCTCCCACATTCGTCCACCTGCCGGCTATCGAGATTTCCTGGCGGAACTGGAAGCTGATCCCTCGAGGCATAACCTGCTGGCGCCCGATCTCGCCTTCGACCCCGAGGTAGTCTTCTATGTCGATTACCTGGCTGATGAGCAGGGTTGGGCCCATAGCATGCAGGTGCACCCCAGCGGTTCAGCTGATTTCATCAGCCACCGACCCGATCAATTGGACCATGGTGTGCGCTGGATCAGCCGCACAGCGGACCAGGATGGATTGGGCATCATTCTGCCTGCCACGGCCGAGCCGGAAGGGTATTCTGCCGAAATGGCCAAGGGCAATATCAAGACTATTGCAGCGGGTGAAGAGTTCCGGGTGGACATGGAGATGGGCGCTCTGCAGCCAGACGAAGCCGCCGCGTTGCAGGCCAGGATTGGGCAGATTCTCGGCGGTTGACCCACAGATTGCCGGTGAAAAGCGCACTGGCTTTCGGGTCAGCAAAACATCGATAATCCCGGATAACCCAAACGGAGGAAGAAGTTGAAAACAATAGCACCGATCGTCGTCGAGCCGGATGTTGTGCCGGCTCTTGTAAACTATCTCAGGGAACAAGATCTGAGCCGGCTCACCCTGGTTGCGGACGACAATACCTATGCTGCTCTGGGCGAAAGAGTAGCGCAGGCGCTGACCGAAAAAGGCATCGACTTGCTGGAGATTCGCCTGGAGGGCGAGGAGATCGTTCCAGACGAGCGGTTTGTCATGCAGGTGCTGGAGCAGGTAGGTGGCGATCGACGCACCTACCTGGCTGTCGGTTCCGGAGTCGTCACCGATATCGTGCGTTTCGTAAGCCACCGCACGGGCAAAGATTTCATTTCGATACCCACCGCGCCGTCGGTGGATGGCTATACCTCGGTGAGCTCAGCCCTGGTGTTGCAACGGATAAAAAAGACTGTGCCGGGCCAGCCACCCGTGGCCATCTTTGCCGATCTGGAGACTCTTTCTACCTCGCCACGTCCCATGATTGCGGCCGGATTCGGCGATGTCATAGCGAAATACACCTCCGTCGCCGATTGGACCTTGGGCGGTATGCTTTGGAATGCGCCCTATGACGCGTCGGTGGCCGATCGAGCACGCCGCGCCCGCAACGCCTGCGCTGACAGGGTTGAACTGGTGGGCGAGGGGACATGGGAGGGTGTGCAGAGTGTCTTCGACGCCCTGTCTGAGACCGGTCTCTGCATGTTGGCTATTGGCGCTTCCTATCCCGCCGGTGGCTCCGAACACTATGTCTCGCACTATTGGGAGATGAAATTGCTTCAGGAGGATCGGCCGGCACTGCTGCATGGCGCCAAGGTGGGTGTAGGCACCGTGTATACTGCAGGGTTGTATGAGGCGCTGCGCAAGGTGTCCCGGGAGCAAGCCATCGAGCGCCTGCAGACAACGCCCATGCCCGATCCTGAACGAGATCGGGCGCGGATACGAGAAAGCTACTGGTCGATCGCCGATTCGATTATCGAGGAGCAAGCGGGCTATCTGGAGATGTCGCCAGCGGACTACGAGGGGCTCCAGAACAAGGTCATCGAGAACTGGGATGGCATCCAGGAAGCCGCCGCGGATGTGCCTTCATCGAGCCAATTGGCAAGCTGGCTGCGTACCGTCGGTGGTCCTGTAACGGCCGCCGACCTGGGATTTACTGATGCCGAGCGCGATCTGGCCCTGTCGGTGAGCCACTTCATGCGCGAACGTTTCACCGTCTATAAGTTGAGTCGCATGCTCGGCCTGATCGGCTGATGGTCAAGAAGGAAGACCATCTCGCCGCCACGATTCTGGCGCCAAGGAACCATCACTCCCGCTGTCATCCTCGCGAAACCGGGGAAGGCGGGAGTCCATTTCACAGGTTGTAGGGGGAGCGGTGGTGGTGTCGACGAAACGTTCTGTCGACGCGGGTCCAGGAGGGATAATGGATCCCCGCCGACCTAAACACCGGTGAAATCAAAAACCATAACCACAGCACTGTGCTGAGCGAAGCCGAAGTGTGACGCTGATAAACAAGGTGAGGCCGATGCCGGTTACAACCAACGGTCGGTGCCAACAGTCTCCAGGTGCTTCACCAGATCGCGGACCTCTTGCTCTCGCCCGCGCGGACAGATCAGAAGAGCATCTTTCGTATCGATGATGATCATGCCATCCAATCCAATGGTGGCGATGAGTCTTCCGGTGCCTTCAGCCATGATGAGGGTATCGCGCGTGTCGATTCCCAGATGTTTACCCAACACAATATTGCCCTGTTCATCGGCATTCAATAGTGGAAGAAGGCTGCCCCAACTGCCCACGTCGGACCAGCCGATGTCTACGGGGATGACCGCCACGTCGCCGGCGTCTTCCATGATGCCGTAGTCGATCGTCTGCTTCGCTACCTCGGGCCACACCCGATCCAGCACCTGTTCATAATCAGCGGTTCCTATGGTTGGCTCTATCTCTTTCAGTTGAGCGTAGAACTCGGGCATCTGGCGTTCGAATTCCCCGAGAATGCGGTCCACCTGCCAGATGAACATGCCACTGTTCCAGGAAAAGTTGCCGCTATCCACCATCCAGTTAGCCGTTTCCAGATCGGGCTTTTCGGTGAAGCGAACAGCGCGAAATGCCTCGAAACCATCGACAACCGCCAGGAGTTCCCCCTGTTCGATGTAGCCAAAGCCGGTCGAAGGGGAGGTTGGCGAGATGCCCAATGTCACCAGATGCTCCTGGCTGGCAACCTGCACGGCCGCCGCCAGGGCCTGCCGGAACTGCTCAGTGTCGGCGATGAAGTGGTCGGCGGTCAGCACCGCCATTACCGCGGTGGGATCTTGCCGGCGCAGATGAATGGCTGCCAGGCCGATGGCGGGTGCGGTGCCCCGTCCCTCCGGCTCGACGATAAAATTCGTTCTGGGCAGATCTGGCACCTGGCCCGATAGGATATCAACGTGTTCGGCGCGGGTGACCACATAGACCTGTTCGGGCGGCGTAAGATCGATGATTCTGTCCACGGCATGCTGCATCATCGTACGCTCGCCCACCAACTTGAGCGATTGTTTGGGCTGTAATAAACGGCTTAGTGGCCAGAGTCGTGAGCCGATACCACCGGCCATAATCAGGGCATAAGTCATTGTTTGCTCCTCGCCTGGCATTCGGATAGATCAGTGTTCAACCAGGCTGCAGCCAACGATGTCCTCGTCGTAGGTCATGATGAGGTCCTGGCCAGGTTGCAGGGTCAAAAAGTCCTCGTTCCAGTCGCCATTCAGCAGCCGGCGGATGAGTACCAGATTTCCTGTAAGTTTCTCGAAGGCCCACCCTCGCCTCTTGGCAGCCGCGCGCGCCTCAGACTCCACCTGGCTGGAATCACCAATCTCCATGTCGACGAAGGCAGCACGTTGGTAGTGTGCCTGCCATTCTCCCATAACTTCCATGAGATAATCGGCGTTATCCTTGCCATACTTTTCCACATACTCGGCATAGATATTGCCCGCATCATCGCCCGTATTTGCGCCCAATGCCATCGAACCACCCGCACCGTTGCCGCGCTCCACGTAGTCCAGGGCATACCAATAGGTACCCGGTTGGGTCTCAAACTGGGCATCATAGCGCTGGCGGCTGCCCAGGAAGAGGGTAATGCAGTCATGGGCCCGCGGGATGACGATTGGCCTGTCACCAGCCTTCAATCCGGCTGTGGCCTGTCCACATAATCCATAGCCAAGGAGGACGGCATCGTATTGTTGGGACTGGTCGACCCGGCTCTGCAATTCCGCTCGCAACACTTTGGGGTGGTCGTGCAGGCCACGCTCAAGCAGATCGACATCGACGATGTGAGGGGACTGGGCTGCACAGAGGTAAATGGGGCGTGCCAGGACATCACAGGCAATACACTTCAGGCGCATAGACGTTTCGCTCCTTTGATTCTTCACCGTGTCGTGTGGCGGCAAGTATAACACCAATGGGGCATTCCAGGCCATTCTTGATCGCAGACGGAAGACCGCAGACCACCGACGGAAGACCGCCTACCGAAAACAGCGGTCAGCGGTCCGCCGTCCTCTGGAAGCGGTCTGTCGTCTTCTGGAACTGCATCAACGCTCTTTGTGGGATGACTTCTTGAGCATACAGGGCGTGGCCACTGTGAGCAGCTGAAAACCCTGTTTTGCCAGGATCGGCCGGCTCATATCCCCAGCATCTACCACCAGGAAACGATAGCCTCTTTCGATGGCATCCTGAGCTCGTTTGGCAAGCAATGCGCTATACAACCCCCGGCCGCGGTAGGAGGCAACGGTTGATCCTCCCCAAAGGCTGGCGAAATGGCTGTCAGGATGAAAGTTGATCCAACCGGCACAGGCCGGTTCCTCTTCCACGTAGGCAGCATAGATATGCAAGTAGCCTGGTATGTCCAGTTCGCTACCCAGGCGTTCGTTGATCCAGCCGAAGTCCCGTTGCCATACCTGCTCTTGAATCTGAATCACATCTCCCAGTTGCTGGCGGCACTCGATCCGGCGAATATCGGCGGCGACTGGATCGAAAAGAGCTGGCGGTACCTGGTGTAAATCGAGCACCATGACCGCTTCCGATTCATCGGCCTCGAATCCCTGGGCGATGAGGCGATCCCTCAAGTCTGTGGGGGTATCGTGGGAATGGACCTTCCACTCGACGGGAAGATCGGCATGGACGAAATCGACGCGCTGTTGCTGGATCACTGCATCGGCGTTGGTTTCGTCAAGCCGGCTGTACAGAATGAAATGGCTGCCTGGTGGATCCGCGATGAAACGCACGACATGAGGCAGGATCTCTTTTTTTGATCCAGGATAGTTCACCTCGATTCGCAGTTCCTTGTCGTAGAGTGCCAGGATCTCCTGGATATCCGTTCGGCGCGCAGGATCACCTTTTTGGTTTGGCTTAGCGGTTGTCATGGGGGCGGCTTACTCTCCTTTGATCGCACTGGCAGTCATGCCAGCCTGATACAATTTTAGCATAGACGAACAATGCGTCAAAGGAGGAAGTAGGCGAGGAGGAAGTAGACAAGGAAACAAGGAAACAAATAGACAAGTCAACATGATCGTTGGCACACCAGCAACGATGAAAATGCAGGATGGCACTGTCAACCCTTCACGGGATACCTACCGAGCTCTCGCATCGCCTGCTACCTAGCTAGCTCTCGCACCGCCTGCTGGCGTCACGCACCGCTTGCTACCTCACGGATCGGCTGCTGCCGTGCCTCCCGACACGCCTAGCTCACGCACCGCTTGCTAGCGTGCTGGCGTAG
This window of the Chloroflexota bacterium genome carries:
- a CDS encoding carbohydrate ABC transporter permease — its product is MFERIFKSKSVLSMSPIEMTLSYILLIGWAIVCLFPIYWLAVTSLKLPIDVNMGPYYVPFVDFEPSGHAWEYILAGDLARDTRRNYANTVVVASVSAVIALILGTAAAYALTRFDYNPKLGAIGLFILCLALGIILVVIGVPWLLALVLIIALFIILLQTIGKRFKRSLGNSDIAFWLISQRMLPPVAVVIPIYIMFQFLGNAIGVRLLDTRFALIITYIAVNLPIVIWLMRDYFLTIPIELEECAAIDGASRYRTFVSIVLPLSLPGLVATFLFILVFAWNEYLLALFLSGAKSQTLPLTVAAQNATRGPQWWYMSVLILIMIIPVILIAIALERFIARGLLVGAVKG
- the xylB gene encoding xylulokinase; translated protein: MNCQYILAHDLGTTGNKATLFASDGTVVASTFVGYETDYPQPNWVEQDPADWREALFGATRRLLSESGVNPGEVAVVSFSGHMNGALVVDAAGVPLRPAIIWADQRATDQECFIRDRCGNDETYRVTGNRVSPAYTAAKLLWIKDNQPEVFGRIHKVLQAKDYAAFLFCGVLATDYSDASMTQLLDLEELTWSGDLLDRLELDELLLPELHTSATVIGEVTVEAASATGLRAGTPVVIGGGDGACASVGAGSVRDGEVYNYIGSSSWVALTTDKPVLDPLQRTFNFVHLDPSLYGALGTTQTAGGAYDWFERLVRVNAEQYPQYATLDGLAAGVPPGSQGLLFLPYLLGERSPHWNPLARGAFVGLAMSHGRPELARSVLEGVAFNLRHILDVLRVQGVAIPEMRLIGGGAKSKLWRQILADVYALPVVQLQLPAQATSLGAAVAGGIGVGLFPDYTVVQDLAPAISRVYPDPDAVAIYEGLFPLFKKTYCLLEPVFQELATFARQAIE
- a CDS encoding DUF4432 family protein produces the protein MPWETILHLHDCHFGDRDRLLAEHEDLSAGTFRYRTGVAALILSNRVGTITVLPFQGQQIWDAEYYGRALTMKSMFDVPFPTTDYLRTYGGFLLHCGATAMGVPSAKDTHPLHGELPNAPYQSARLLIGEDERGSYLGVTGDFQYTVAFSHNYVAEPTVKIYQDSSRISVSMIIRNLKHSDMELMYLAHANFRPLDNSQLVYSAPCTPEHVRVRSSIPSHIRPPAGYRDFLAELEADPSRHNLLAPDLAFDPEVVFYVDYLADEQGWAHSMQVHPSGSADFISHRPDQLDHGVRWISRTADQDGLGIILPATAEPEGYSAEMAKGNIKTIAAGEEFRVDMEMGALQPDEAAALQARIGQILGG
- a CDS encoding sn-glycerol-1-phosphate dehydrogenase, translating into MKTIAPIVVEPDVVPALVNYLREQDLSRLTLVADDNTYAALGERVAQALTEKGIDLLEIRLEGEEIVPDERFVMQVLEQVGGDRRTYLAVGSGVVTDIVRFVSHRTGKDFISIPTAPSVDGYTSVSSALVLQRIKKTVPGQPPVAIFADLETLSTSPRPMIAAGFGDVIAKYTSVADWTLGGMLWNAPYDASVADRARRARNACADRVELVGEGTWEGVQSVFDALSETGLCMLAIGASYPAGGSEHYVSHYWEMKLLQEDRPALLHGAKVGVGTVYTAGLYEALRKVSREQAIERLQTTPMPDPERDRARIRESYWSIADSIIEEQAGYLEMSPADYEGLQNKVIENWDGIQEAAADVPSSSQLASWLRTVGGPVTAADLGFTDAERDLALSVSHFMRERFTVYKLSRMLGLIG
- a CDS encoding mannose-1-phosphate guanylyltransferase, with protein sequence MTYALIMAGGIGSRLWPLSRLLQPKQSLKLVGERTMMQHAVDRIIDLTPPEQVYVVTRAEHVDILSGQVPDLPRTNFIVEPEGRGTAPAIGLAAIHLRRQDPTAVMAVLTADHFIADTEQFRQALAAAVQVASQEHLVTLGISPTSPSTGFGYIEQGELLAVVDGFEAFRAVRFTEKPDLETANWMVDSGNFSWNSGMFIWQVDRILGEFERQMPEFYAQLKEIEPTIGTADYEQVLDRVWPEVAKQTIDYGIMEDAGDVAVIPVDIGWSDVGSWGSLLPLLNADEQGNIVLGKHLGIDTRDTLIMAEGTGRLIATIGLDGMIIIDTKDALLICPRGREQEVRDLVKHLETVGTDRWL
- a CDS encoding DUF1638 domain-containing protein — protein: MRLKCIACDVLARPIYLCAAQSPHIVDVDLLERGLHDHPKVLRAELQSRVDQSQQYDAVLLGYGLCGQATAGLKAGDRPIVIPRAHDCITLFLGSRQRYDAQFETQPGTYWYALDYVERGNGAGGSMALGANTGDDAGNIYAEYVEKYGKDNADYLMEVMGEWQAHYQRAAFVDMEIGDSSQVESEARAAAKRRGWAFEKLTGNLVLIRRLLNGDWNEDFLTLQPGQDLIMTYDEDIVGCSLVEH
- a CDS encoding GNAT family N-acetyltransferase, encoding MTTAKPNQKGDPARRTDIQEILALYDKELRIEVNYPGSKKEILPHVVRFIADPPGSHFILYSRLDETNADAVIQQQRVDFVHADLPVEWKVHSHDTPTDLRDRLIAQGFEADESEAVMVLDLHQVPPALFDPVAADIRRIECRQQLGDVIQIQEQVWQRDFGWINERLGSELDIPGYLHIYAAYVEEEPACAGWINFHPDSHFASLWGGSTVASYRGRGLYSALLAKRAQDAIERGYRFLVVDAGDMSRPILAKQGFQLLTVATPCMLKKSSHKER